The Zobellia alginiliquefaciens genome contains a region encoding:
- a CDS encoding cold-shock protein gives MAKSQQTYNKTEKEKKRLKKREEKQKKKVARKAAAKENDEGIPFAYVDFNGNLVDTPPDPSQKVQVDAEDIVLGIPKKEEGDEEEFDPVRNGKVSYFDFSKGFGFIIDSENQEKYFVHVSGLIDEINENDKVSFELEKGMKGMNAVRVKKI, from the coding sequence ATGGCTAAATCTCAGCAAACTTATAATAAGACTGAAAAAGAGAAAAAACGTTTAAAGAAACGCGAAGAGAAACAAAAGAAAAAAGTTGCGCGTAAAGCTGCTGCAAAAGAAAATGACGAAGGAATTCCGTTTGCCTATGTAGACTTCAATGGCAACCTAGTGGATACTCCGCCAGATCCATCACAAAAAGTTCAAGTTGATGCCGAGGATATTGTTCTTGGTATTCCTAAAAAAGAAGAGGGAGACGAAGAAGAATTTGACCCGGTACGCAATGGAAAAGTATCTTATTTTGATTTCTCAAAAGGTTTCGGTTTCATCATCGATTCTGAGAATCAGGAAAAATACTTTGTTCACGTAAGCGGTCTTATCGACGAAATTAACGAGAACGATAAAGTATCTTTTGAACTTGAAAAAGGTATGAAAGGTATGAATGCGGTTAGAGTAAAGAAAATATAG
- a CDS encoding 3-keto-disaccharide hydrolase: protein MKKYILVFSIVFATLWSCAPRAKNLFNGKDLNGWHIDVPAMDSTDARNPFIIRDGMLVSLGTPAGHIITDATYEDFRLDVEYRFAGEPGNCGVLVFASTPRSLYKMFPKSIEVQMMHENAGDFWCIVEDITVDDMLARRGPQEEWGITEGKKRRILNLTDDSEKPVGEWNHMQIECLKNEIKVWVNGDLVNHGYDATAQTGQIALQAEGSEVEFRKVALTPITQLTE from the coding sequence ATGAAAAAATATATTTTAGTTTTTTCTATAGTTTTTGCTACCCTTTGGTCATGCGCACCAAGAGCAAAAAATCTATTTAACGGAAAAGATTTAAATGGTTGGCATATAGATGTGCCGGCTATGGATAGCACAGATGCAAGAAACCCTTTTATCATAAGAGATGGCATGTTGGTGAGCTTAGGCACTCCAGCAGGCCATATTATTACAGATGCCACATACGAAGACTTTCGTTTAGATGTGGAATACCGTTTTGCCGGTGAACCTGGCAACTGTGGAGTTTTGGTTTTTGCTTCTACGCCACGCTCCCTATACAAAATGTTTCCAAAATCTATTGAGGTGCAAATGATGCACGAAAATGCAGGGGATTTTTGGTGTATTGTAGAGGATATAACCGTTGATGATATGCTGGCGCGTCGTGGACCTCAAGAAGAATGGGGTATTACCGAAGGTAAGAAACGGAGAATATTAAACCTGACCGATGATTCCGAAAAGCCGGTAGGCGAGTGGAACCACATGCAAATTGAGTGTCTAAAAAACGAAATTAAGGTTTGGGTCAATGGCGACTTGGTAAACCACGGTTATGATGCTACGGCACAGACGGGGCAGATCGCTTTGCAAGCAGAAGGCTCGGAAGTTGAGTTTAGAAAGGTTGCGCTCACGCCGATCACTCAACTTACAGAATAA
- a CDS encoding pseudouridine synthase: MYKPFGFISQMGSNNRKEKRSKRFISELHPFDDSVMAIGRLDLKSEGLLLMTTDGKLSDTVNRSGIEKEYYAQLDGIITPEAIAELQQGVEIGIEGKKYLTKPCNARLLTEEPDFPEPHHLLRVGTHRPNSWLSVTLTEGKFRQVRKMTAVVGFPTLRLVRVRIGSVTLEGMNPSDVIDFPDLPQELNLE, encoded by the coding sequence ATGTACAAACCCTTTGGATTTATAAGTCAAATGGGAAGTAATAATAGAAAGGAAAAAAGGTCCAAGCGATTTATAAGCGAGCTTCACCCATTTGATGATAGCGTTATGGCCATAGGACGTTTGGATTTAAAGTCCGAGGGTCTTCTTTTAATGACCACGGATGGAAAACTAAGCGATACCGTCAATCGTTCCGGAATTGAAAAGGAATACTATGCCCAATTGGATGGAATCATTACCCCTGAAGCTATAGCTGAATTACAACAAGGGGTTGAAATTGGGATTGAAGGGAAAAAATATTTGACCAAGCCCTGTAACGCAAGACTACTTACAGAAGAACCGGATTTTCCTGAACCACACCATTTGCTACGTGTTGGTACGCATAGACCAAATTCTTGGTTGTCCGTTACGTTAACGGAAGGTAAGTTTAGACAAGTTCGGAAAATGACAGCTGTAGTGGGTTTTCCAACGCTGCGTTTGGTGCGCGTTCGGATAGGGTCGGTTACGTTAGAAGGTATGAACCCATCGGATGTAATCGATTTTCCTGATTTACCACAGGAATTGAATTTGGAATAG
- a CDS encoding SDR family oxidoreductase, whose translation MENVLVAGANGTTGKKIVTLLNESQYFTPIAMIREESQKEQFEKDNIATVMGDLEKDISHTVKNIDKVIFAAGSGGKKVEAVDQDGAKKLVDAAKSANLKKFVMLSSMGAENPDKASDLKEYLQAKHNADVYLKDSNLVYTIVRPGSLTNDKGTGKIKAEASLEQSGSISRDDVAQTLVRSLHDDAAKNATFEILEGETLIGKAIDSVS comes from the coding sequence ATGGAAAATGTATTAGTAGCGGGTGCCAATGGTACCACGGGAAAAAAAATAGTAACACTTCTAAACGAGTCTCAATATTTTACACCTATAGCCATGATTCGGGAAGAATCGCAGAAAGAACAATTTGAAAAAGACAATATCGCCACGGTTATGGGCGATTTGGAAAAAGATATATCCCACACGGTAAAGAACATAGACAAAGTGATTTTTGCTGCTGGTTCCGGTGGAAAAAAGGTAGAGGCTGTAGATCAAGACGGAGCTAAAAAATTGGTAGATGCTGCAAAATCGGCAAATTTAAAGAAGTTTGTAATGCTAAGCTCTATGGGAGCCGAAAACCCAGATAAGGCAAGTGACCTAAAAGAATACTTACAGGCCAAGCATAATGCAGATGTGTATCTAAAAGATAGCAACCTTGTGTATACTATTGTTCGTCCGGGTTCTTTAACGAACGATAAGGGAACAGGGAAAATTAAGGCCGAAGCAAGTTTAGAGCAATCAGGGTCAATTAGCAGGGATGATGTAGCCCAGACGTTGGTACGTTCTTTACATGATGATGCGGCTAAAAACGCCACTTTCGAAATTTTGGAAGGTGAGACCTTAATAGGAAAAGCTATAGATTCGGTTTCATAA
- a CDS encoding sugar phosphate isomerase/epimerase family protein, with translation MLRRDFIKQSGLASAATFLPVTGFTMKNKPKFKMGLQLFTIRDAMKADPLGSLKKAKAMGYEDLEIYGFDPEQIGYYGYEAKEFKLILDDLNLTTTSGHYDFSSYFDKPDDELKRYLNSCIQGAHILNKPYITWPWLAPEFRTIENFKILSEKLNWMSEYVNAAGLKFAYHNHDFEFTDHNGQTGYDILLKETNPQLVKLQMDMYWVMHSSKKTPQQLITDNPGRFVMWHIKDMDKESRDYTELGNGSIDYKKMLSGIDTDALEYYYIEQGSNFAKNSMKSIADSAKFFKKNLQQYL, from the coding sequence ATGCTTAGAAGAGACTTTATAAAACAGAGTGGTTTGGCTTCTGCCGCTACATTTTTGCCGGTAACTGGTTTTACCATGAAAAACAAACCCAAATTTAAAATGGGGCTGCAATTATTTACCATTCGTGATGCCATGAAAGCAGACCCGTTGGGTAGCTTAAAAAAAGCAAAGGCTATGGGCTATGAAGACTTGGAAATTTATGGTTTTGACCCAGAGCAAATTGGATATTATGGCTATGAGGCAAAAGAATTTAAGTTGATATTAGATGACCTTAACCTCACCACTACCAGTGGCCATTATGACTTTTCGTCTTATTTTGATAAACCCGATGATGAACTAAAAAGGTATTTAAACTCTTGTATTCAAGGGGCTCACATTTTAAACAAGCCTTATATAACTTGGCCTTGGTTGGCTCCGGAATTTAGAACAATTGAAAATTTTAAAATTCTTTCGGAAAAACTGAATTGGATGTCGGAATATGTAAATGCCGCCGGATTAAAATTTGCGTACCATAACCACGATTTTGAATTTACGGACCACAATGGGCAAACCGGATATGATATTCTATTAAAGGAAACTAACCCACAATTGGTAAAGTTACAGATGGATATGTATTGGGTAATGCATTCCTCAAAAAAGACACCACAGCAACTTATTACGGACAATCCGGGCCGCTTTGTCATGTGGCACATAAAGGATATGGATAAGGAAAGCCGTGATTATACGGAACTGGGTAACGGCTCTATAGATTATAAAAAAATGCTTTCGGGTATAGATACGGATGCATTAGAGTATTATTACATAGAACAAGGCAGTAATTTTGCCAAAAACTCCATGAAGAGTATCGCTGATAGCGCTAAATTTTTCAAAAAGAACTTGCAACAATATCTTTAA